The Carnobacterium divergens nucleotide sequence CTAATATTGCTACTAATGAAACTTCTGGGACATCGATTCCTTCACGTAATAAATTGATTCCAATCAATACATCAAATTCACCTAAACGTAAATCACGAATAATCTCAGTTCGTTCCAATGTTTTAATATCACTATGCAGATATTTTACTTTGATTCCTACTTCTTTTAAATAATTTGTTAAATCTTCTGACATTTTTTTAGTTAATGTCGTGATAAATACACGTTCATTTCGTTCACTTCGCTCATTAATCTCACCGATTAAATCATCAATTTGTCCAAGAATTGGACGCACTTCAATCACTGGATCAAGCAATCCAGTTGGACGAATAATTTGTTGAACAACCTCTGGGGTACGTTCCAGTTCGTACGGACCTGGTGTTGCCGAGATGTACATAATTTGATTAACATGTTCTTCAAATTCTTCCAATCTCAATGGACGGTTATCTAACGCACTTGGTAAACGGAAACCATAATCAATCAAACGTTGCTTTCTAGCTTGGTCCCCATTAAACATTCCTCGAATTTGCGACATCGTGATGTGTGACTCATCAATCACAATTAGAAAATCATCTGGGAAGAAGTCAATCAACGTATAAGGTGGCTCACCTTTTTCACGACCATCCATATGTCTAGAGTAATTTTCAATTCCTGAACAATAACCCATTTCCAACATCATTTCAATGTCATACTTTGTTCGTTGCTCTAAGCGTTGAGCCTCTACTAGCAAATCTTGACTTCTTAATTCGACTAAACGTTCTTCTAACTCTGCCTGTATTTTTGCAACGGCCTCTCGTGTTTGATCTTCATTTTTAATAAAATGAGTTGCTGGAAAAACAGGAACGTGCTCAATATCCGCTTTTACTTCTCCCGTTAACACATCTACTTCACGAATCCGTTCAATTTCATCGCCAAAAAATTCAACCCGAATGGCTTCACTATCTCTTGAGGCTAAAAAGATTTCGACTACATCACCCCGCACTCTAAATCTCCCACGTTGAAAGTCGATATCATTTCGTTCAAACTGCATTTCTACTAAACGGCGTAACAATTCGTTGCGGTCCATTTCAGCACCTTGTCTTAGCGAAAGAACATGCTCCTTATAATCAACAGGATTTACTAGTCCGTAAATACAAGAAACTGAAGCCACCACAATAACATCTCGTCGTTCTAATAAAGCGCTCGTTGCTGAGTGACGCAACTTATCAATTTCATCGTTTACACTTGATTCTTTTTCAATGTAAGTGTCGCTTGAAGGTACATACGCCTCTGGTTGATAATAATCATAGTAGCTGACAAAATATTCAACTGCATTGTTGGGGAAAAACTCTTTAAATTCTCCGTATAATTGCCCCGCTAATGTTTTATTATGCGCAATTACCAACGTAGGCTTGTTTACTTCTTGAATCACATTGGATACAGTAAATGTTTTTCCTGTTCCTGTTGCCCCTAGTAATGTCTGCTCTTTTTTTCCAGCATGGATTCCTTCTGTCAACAGTCGAATCGCTTCGGGTTGGTCCCCACTAGGTTGATATTTTGAAACTAATTCAAATGTGTCTTTTGGCATTAAAATGAACCTCCTTTTATCTGTACATGGTTCTATCTGGGGTTAATGTTTATGATTTGTTGAGGCACTAATTGCTTTAATAACAGCATTTCTAAACCCATATTCTTCTAAGGCTACAACGCCTTGAATCGTTGTCCCACCTGGAGAACAAACATCATCTTTAATGGCTCCTGGATGTTTTCCAGTTAACAATGCCATTTTGGCGGTTCCAATCAATGATTGTTCTGCTAATAAATAAGCTTCTTCTCTAGAAAGGCCATTCAATACACCTGCATCCGCTAATGCTTCAATAAAAATAGCAATGAAAGCTGGCGAACAACCCGATAATGTGCTGGCACTATTGATTTTAGATTCCTCTAATACTACCGTTTCTCCAACTGACTGGAACAAACGATTGACTACTTCACATTCAGCTTCTGTTAGATTTTCTCCAAAAGTAATTGCTGTCATTCCTGCTTTGATAGACACTGGTGTATTAGGAATGGCTCTTACAATTTTTTTATCTGCACCTAGAATAGCTTGATATTCTTGCAATTCCATGGATGCTGCTAAACTAATAACTAATGTATTTTCAGAAATGACGTCTTTAATTTCAGTTAAAATAGTTGGCATTACTTTAGGGGTAACGGCTAAAATAACCATATCCGCTTGAGCAACTTCTACATTGGATTCTCCCAATACAAAATGTAATTCTTCTTGTAATGCTTGTGCCGTTCCACTTTTCCCACCACTCACAATAACTTCTTCTGGTGAAATAGTCTTTGTTTCTAATAATCCTTTTAATAGCGCTCCACCCATTTGCCCTGCACCAATCAATCCAATTTTTTTCATAAAAGAACCTTCTTTCATTATCGTTTATCTATTCCTCCATTTTAACACAGAACATTTGTTCCGTAAATAAAGACTGACTATTCTTTTAACATAAAAAAACACCACTCATAAATGAATGGTGTTTCCCAAAAAATAAAGCGCCCATCTTATAAAAGAATGAGCGTTCCAAGTCTAATTATTTAGCTAATTTAGCAGTTAAACGAGATTTGTCACGGTTAGCTTTATTTTTATGAATCAATCCTTTTGTAGCAGCCATGTCTACAGATTTGATTGCTTCGTTGTATAATGTTGTTACGTTTTCAGAACCAGCTTCTACAGCTTGTTCGAATTTTTTAATTGCAGTACGCATTGCGCTTTTTTGAGCACTATTTTGTACAGCTGATTTTTCGCTTGTACGTACACGCTTGATTGCAGATTCGATATTTGGCATTTGATTCACCCCACTTTCAATTATTTATAACTAAAATAGCTTTTATTTCAGTTATCTCCAACATGAACTATTATACATAATGCAGAGCGTCATTGCAATATAAAGTGTAAAGTTTTTTTACTTGATAGCTATAAAATTTGAACTAGTTTACGTTACTTATTAAAATTACCGTCTGATGATTCTATTTTAATGCCGAAAACTGTAAGACAAATAGCTCAAATTGCATTTCTTTATCGCCTTTTCCTGTCTTTAAACGATACTCCGTTTCAATCAACCCATGAAACGCATCCTTCAATCCTTTTTCTTCAAATTTTCTAGCTTGTTGTATCGCCAATTTTACTCGGTAGGGGTGGACTTTTAATGCACTCGCAATATCTCCTTGCTGATAGCCTTTTTTTTCTAAAATTTTAACTTGAACTAACAACCGAAATTGGGTCATTAAAATGGCGTTGATTTTGATTGGATCTTCTTTTTGCAATAACAAATCTTGGTATAAGCTTAATGCATCTGAAACTTTCTTATTTAGCACGTATTCAACTAACGCAAAAATATTTTGTTCCAATGATTTTGGTACCAAATCGTTTACTGCTTGTTTCGTAATGGTTTGACTGTCACCTGCAAATAAAAATAATTTAGGTAATTCCCCCATTGCCAAGGAAAGTTTGGCATCTGTCAATTGAATAAATAATTCAAAGGCTTCAGGGCTAATTTGGAAGCCTTCATTAGCAATCGTATCTTTTAAAAAAGCACGCGTTTCTTTTTCAGAAAGTGCTTTTACATCAATCGTTGTTGCGACTTTTTTTACAAGTTTTGTTATTTTTTTTCGTTCATCTAATTTTTCATAGGGAGCAAAAAAAGCAAGAACAGTAAATTCAGGTGGATTTTTCAAATAATTTTCCAACCATACTAAATCATGTTCTAATTTTTGTTTGTTTTTTTCAGCTGTTAAAAAAGTTGGTCTATCAATCATGACCAAACGTTTTTCGCCAAAAAACGGAACGGATTCTGCATCGTCTAATGCTACGCCGACTAAAACTTCCTCCATGTCGTAATTCCCGAAATTCAAATCCATTTCATCTGGTTTTAATACTGCATCAATAAGTGTTTGTTTAGCAGAATCAGCTAAATAAGATTCTGTTCCTAAAAACAAATACACTGGAGCTAATTTGCCTTGTTTTAATTTTGCAATTTCACTTGCATAATTCACGCCTATCCACCACTTTCTTATCCTACACTTATGTTACAAATCCTCTCTATCAATTGCAAGCTAAATTTTATTTATTTTAAAATCGTTTCGAATACATTCGCTCCAACGGTCTTGCCTTTCTTGTTAAATTGATAGTGAATTGCTCCGCTTTTATCAGTTCGGTAAATGTTGACTTTATATTTTTCAAGTCGCTGTAACACTTCTGGTCTAGGGTGTTTAAATCGATTGTTTAGGCCACAAGAAATTAACCCGTATTGCGGGTTTAATTGGTGTAAAAAAGGGTCATGACTTGATGTATTGCTTCCATGATGCCCGATTTTTAATACATCAACTTTTAAAGATGGGTACATCGCAATTAACTGCTCTTCCCCTTCTTTTTCCAAATCTCCTGTAAAAAGCCAGTGAAATTCTCCAATTTTCCCATATGCTACAATGGAATCATTATTTTCGCCAATCCCTTTTTCAAATGGATACACTACTTTTAAATAAGTAGTTTTGGTTTGAAACAAGACATCCCCCTTTAAAGCTTCTGTCACTTTAACCTCTTTTTTTACCAACTGATGGACTATTTCTTTAAACGCTTTTTTTGCAGTTCCGCCCTTTGGAAAAACAAGCTCTTTTATTTTAATTTCTTTCGATAAATCTATTAAAGCCCCCATATGATCCATGTCACTATGAGTGATAATTACTTTTTCTAAGCTTGAAACTCCTTCTGCTTTTAAGGTAGGAATCACTATTTTTTCAGCTATTTTCTGATTGGAATCTTTTTTTTGTTTCCATTTTTCTTGTTTAAAATGAACAGCACCACCAGTATCAATTAAATAGTTTCCTTTATTAAAAGGGTGCTTAATTAGCAAGGAGTCCCCTTGCCCCACATCGATGATTACTACTTTACCATAGGGTTGCAAGAACGGTTGTAGGCTTAGTAAAAGGAAACTACTTAACACTAAAAGACTTGTGGTCAATGTCCATTTTCGACTTTCCCAAGCTAAGAAAAACACTACTAAGCTACTAAACGTAATTAAAATCAAATAAAAAGAAGGAACACCTGTCACAATTAAATAAAAAGAACGAAAGCTAACTTCATCAATTAGTCTTTCAAATGTCACTAAAAAAAATTGAACTATACTAATAAACCCCGTGTAAAGTAACGTACGCCCTATCAAAAATAAACCAACTAATAAAACAACTAAAAGAGGAATTAACCCATGTACTACTAGTGGAACCAACATGATATTCGCAAAGATACTGAACCAGGAAAACTCATTAAAGTGACAAACTAAGACAGGAACTGAAACCAGCATCGCAACCAAAGAAATCCAAATGGATTCAATAATAGGTGTCTGTTTCTTCTTAAGTGGATTTTGATTTAATAAAATCATCACAAAACTAAGCAAATAACTTAATTGAAAGCCTAACGTCATTACGGAATTAGGATTAAGCCAAATTGCAAAAAGCACAACAATACTCCACGAATCTAAAGATGACCATTTTAATCTTAATTTTTTAGCAATCAACGAGATAAGAAGCATCAAAATTGCTCTAAAAACACTTACCGTCCATCCTGCAAAATAGCCATAAATTGGAATAAATGCAATCAAACAATATCCTGTTGTCTCCAACGTAAAACCAAGTCTCACTAAAAAATAGTTCACTCGACTCAATAAAAATTGCAAATGGACACCTGAGATGCTTAACAAGTGCACGACACCTAATGCTTTTAAATTCTTCACTACATCCTCTGATAATTCAGTCCTCTCAGAAAATAACAACGCTTTTAAATAACTCGCTACCTTTGTAGGTAGCCTTTGATCTATAAAACGAAATAACTTTTTTCGATAGCTAATCGTTCCAATGTTCTTTTGTTGCAAGCGACTCTCTTTTTGGGCGCTTATTCGCAAAATCCAATGACACTTTTCTTGAGCTAGATAGCGACGATAGTTAAATTGTCCAAGATTTCGATTGTTTTCAGGGACAATCAATTCTCCGTCAACCACGAGCCTTAATTTAGACACAATTCCCAGCCAATAACGTTGTTCTGCTTCATTTTTCAAACGATAAAACGCCATTACTTTTTCTGTTTTCTTCGTTTGATCACAAGCTAATTCCCCATAGAATTGGACTTGATCCCCATTGATTCGAATAGTATCTGGTAATACAGTTAATTGCGCATGCTTTTCTCCCCCAGAAAGGAATGTCTGATTCGCACCTTCATATAAATAAAAAAACGCGATTGTTAACACTCCTATCATGCAAGATGTTAAAAAAAGCGTATTTTTTTTTAAGAAATACAGACGTATTAAAAAAATTAAACTTAGTACTAGACTAAGCCAATTGAACTTCGTCACTAAAACAACTTCGATTAATAACGAGAAAATAGCAATAAAACACAGATATCCCCTCATCAATACCTAACTTAATGAAGTCTTTCTGTTGAAGAATTTGAATCTGTTTCACCAAAATGGAGTTGAGAAAAATAAGATTTATCTAATGTCACTTTTTGACACTGTACCTGAGCTTTTTCAATTAAATTTAAAGCATAAGGATCATTATGGTAATCTTCTAAATAGTGGATTTTTTTAATTCCTGCTTGTAAAATCATTTTAGTACATGGTAGGCACGGAAAATGGGTTACATAGATTTCTGCATTTTCAGTTGCAACACCAAATTTGGCACACTGTAAAATGGCATTCATTTCAGCATGAATGGTTCTGACGCAATGTCCATCAATCACATAGCAGCCTTCATCGACACAATGAGCGTCTCCAGTCACTGAACCGTTGTACCCACCTGCAATAATTCGCTTGTCACGCACAATCGTTGCTCCTACTGTTAATCTAGTACAAGTGCTTCTTAAAGATAACAATAAACTTTGTGCCATAAAATATTGGTCCCACGGAATTCTTTCTACCATAGTCTCTCCCCCTAACGCTAATTTCTTTAAGTATACAAAAGCCTGTATAAACTTTCAACGCTTTTATTCATCCACTGTTAGTTGATCTTTTAATGCCTCGTAGGTTTTTTCTCCAATTCCTGAAACTTTTTTTAATTCTTCAATTTGTTGAAATGAGCCATTTTCTTCGCGATACCGAACGATGTCTTCTGCTTTTTTCGCTCCAACACCAGCCAGCGTTTGCAATTCTGTACTACTTGCCGTGTTTAAATTAACTTTTGTTTCATTATTGCCTCCTTCTTCATTCATTTCTCCACTTGATTTAGCAGATTCTTTTAATCGTTGTTCCATCGTTAGTTCTTCACCTTCTTTAGGAACATAAATCATTAATTGATCCGTTAAACGTAAGGCTAAATTCATCTGGGATTGGTCTGCTTCTTCATTAAATCCTCCTGCTAAATTAATGGCATCAATCAAACGCATATCGCTTGTCACTCCGTAAACACCTGGGTTCTTAACTGCTCCTTTTATATCGATTACTGCTTTTTCTGGTGAAGCTAGATTCTTTTTTGCTGGGTCTTCTTTTTTTGATTTAAGTTCTTCTTTACTGACAGCTTCCTCAAGTGATTCTGTCACTCTACTTTCAGAGGATGGTGTAGCAAGTAATAAAACAATTATGGTACAAACAATAAGTACAATCGCTAAACTTGAAATTAAAACCGTTAAAAACACCCGATTTTTTTGCAGCCATTCTTTTACATCGTTCATCTTATTTCTCCCTTCTTCTTCCCCCCTTATCTTTATTATTTGCAAAAACGTTCTTTTTTCTTTTTTTAAGGGTTATCTTTATTCATTTTTTTTAAAATAAAGTATAGTGATAGTATAAAATGTTACGTTACACGGCTATAAAAAAAGAGGAGGAATTAAAATGCGTTTAACAAGAATCATTAAACTGTATTTAGCATTTGGGGTTACGTTACTAATTAATGCTTTAGCAACTATTATTCCAATCAATGGGTTAACTACTGGTGAAATTTCGAATCAATTTACGGTTTATTTTACACCGGCAGGGTATGTATTTAGCATTTGGGGCATTATTTACTTGGCTTTGTTTTTATGGCTTTTAAGTTTTTCACTAAAACGACAAGTTCTCACAACGAACCTTTACTGGGGATTTTTAATGAGTTCTCTTGCCAATAGTTTATGGATTTTATTTTGGCAGTATCGCTTTCCTGGCGTTTCAATTTTAGTTATCCTATTTTTATTCGTTTCATTATTATGGTTGTACCGTAGTCAACTGGAAACAGGGAATTCTTGGATTTACCTTCTTCCAATCTCAATTTATCTTGGTTGGGTCAGCGTTGCAACTTTAGCAAATATCAGTTATTGGTTGGTTGCCGTTGTTGGAATCCATCCCTTCTTCCAAGGAATTGTTGCTTTGATTTTCTTAGTTTTAACAACCGTGATTGGTTTTGGTGCACTTCATTATTTACGAAATTGGGCAATCGTTGGCGTTTATTTATGGGCCTTATACGGAATCTTTATTCACAACCTAGCAATCAATTGGTTTATCGCTATTGTAGCCTTAGGTTTAACAATTCTCTTGGCTGTGGTAACGATTGGTTATGTGATTGAAGCAATAAAAAAACGACCTAAAGAATCTTCAAAAAAAGAAAAAAGAGTCCTTTAGCATAAAAAACCTCGAAAAAATGAGTGCATCATTTTTTCGAGGTTTTTTATTTTTCTAAATACGTAATGGCATCTTGGAACGTTTTAATTGGTACGATTTTCATTTTTGTATTTATTTTCTCAGCTGCGAGTTTAGCTTCTTCATAGTTTGTTTTAATTTCGGGATATTTCTTTTTGATTGCTGGATCAATCTCGTCGTTTGGAGCAAAAAAGATGGTAGCACCTTCTTTACTTGCTGCTACAACTTTTTTATCAATTCCTCCAATACGCCCAACTGTTCCATCAGGTGCAATGGTTCCAGTTCCTGCAATTTCTCTGCCTCTCCGCAAGTCTTGTTGTTTTAATTGGCTATAAATTTCCAAAGTAAACATCATTCCTGCTGAAGGTCCGCCAATTTTATCCGTGTTCACATCGACTGGAATAGCTGTTTTAATCGTCGTATCATCGACTAAACTAATTCCAAGTCCAGCCTTTTTATCAGCTTCCATTTCAATTAAGGGGGCTTTTACTGTTTTTTCAACACCTTGACGCTTAAATTTAACTTGAATCGTTTCGCCAATTTTCTGTTTTTTTACATAATCAATGAATTCTTTAGAACTTTTGAATTTTTGATCATTTAAAGAAACAATTGTATCTCCTGGTTGCAACAACTCTTTAAATTTAGAATTTTTAGTAATGGACATCACATAAACACCGTTGTATTCCGTTTGATAGCTTTCCCCAGCCGTTTTAAAGGCTAGCTCTATCGCGGAATTAACGGAACTTGTCATATAATACTGTTGCAAATTGTTAAATTCTTGGTTCGATTCGACCTCTCCGTATAATTCCGCCTTCGTTACGCCTTCATGAAAAGGCAAGAAGCGCATAAAGTATAAAAGTGGCGTAGCCCGTCTAATAGCAACGGTTGTCAACATAAAACGACCTTTTTCTTTATCCTCTTGATGATTCACCGTCACCATTTTTGATAAACTGACCGCATCTCCTGGCGATTCAATATAATAAGGAATCGGCACTGCTACACCAAGAACAAGAACTACTAAAATTAATGGTAAAACCCAATTAAGTCGCTTCTTTTGTTTCATCTCATTTCCTCCATCAAGCCTTTTAAGGCTTATATTTCAGTTTAATGGCTTGATTAATAGCCGCTGGTACAAGTTCTGAAACGTCCCCACCAAATTTTGCAACTTCTTTGATTAAACTTGAACTCAAAAAACGGTAGCGTTCATCTGCTAGTAAAAAGACTGTCTCAATTTGACTATTTTGTAATTTATTCATTGAGGCTATACTAAATTCATACTCAAAATCAGTCACATTACGCATGCCACGCACCATTGCACTGACTCCTAGTTTCGTAGCCAGATCAATTGTTAAACCACCTACATGCGCAATCACCTCAACATTAGGAATGTGTTTTGTTGCTTCTTTAATCAACGAAATTTTTTCATTTGAATCAAACAGGGATACTTTAGATGTGTTGGTCAGTACAGCTATAATTACTGTATCAAAAAGCTTTGCCGCGCGTTCAATCGTGTCGACATGTCCATTGGTCAATGGATCAAAACTCCCAGGAAATAGGGCCTTATTCGTCATTCTTTTTCACCTGCTTCAATTTCATAAATCATAATTTTTGTAATGCCGTATCTTTCTTGACGAATTAACGTGGCGGTTTGAATTTTATCTGGTAAATCGACTTTTTTTTCTACTTCACAGATAATTAAGCCCTTATCTACAATCAAATGACCTGTAATTAATTTTTCGATTTGATTCACAATTTCTTGTTTTAGATAAGGTGGGTCTAAAAAAACCAAATCAAACGTTTGTTGTTTGGAACGGAGTAAATCAATGGCCCGATTGGCATCGTTACGATAAACCGTGAATTTATGACTTTCTTTCGTCATCTCAATATTTTCTTTAATTGTTTTTAATGCTAAAGGGTCTTTGTCAATCAAAACGGCCGTATCCATCCCTCTTGAAACCGCTTCAATAGAGAGCCCTCCGCTTCCTGCAAATAAATCTAAACAACTTCCACCATCAAAGTAAGGGCCAATAATATTAAATAGCGATTCTTTGATTTTATCGGTTGTCGGTCTGGTATTAGTACCAGGGACTGCTTTTAAACGTCTCCCACCATATTCTCCTGAAATTACACGCATTGATTGTGACTTCCCTTCTTATTTAAACATTCATTTATCAACTTTTTTCTTTACTTGTTTAGTTTAGTTGACTGGAGTTGTTTTTGTCAATATTGTTTTCAGCTAAACCAAAAAGAGGCCACCGAAATGGCCTCCTCTTTTAATCTACTTATCACACGACTTCTAGTGGGTCTTTTAACAACAACTCATTTTTCCCTTCAATCATGTTGATTTCTTCAATTTCTTCTACTTCTTTACGTGTTTTTCGGTGACCAATTCGTTCACTGAAATTCATATTAATCAACGGGCGGTATGACACTTCCACTTTGCGAACAAAGTGCAACCCATTTAACTTTTTCTCAGCAACTTCCACATCGTCACGATCAATGTAAATCACAACATACTTCATTTTTTTTGACACGTAATGAATTAAACCAAAGCGCTTCAAGGTTTTGAGATGGCGGAGGCTATATACCCAAACAATCATTCCTTGTCGTTCATTTAGAGTCAATTCCATTCTTCATCCTCCTATCCACAACCGCAACTTCCCCCACTACTACAACCACTTTTGCCAGTTGTAAAAAACGGATTGCCTGCAGGAACTTTTATTGTATCAGAAACTGCTTTAGCAAGCGTTAGACTAATTTCATCTAATATCGTTTGTAAATCCGTTTCTAGTAAACGATAGCGATACACAGCTTCATCTGTATCCATTTCTCGCTTTAGACGTCGTACTTCACGATTCAATTCTTTGTAATCTGGCGCGTACTTTCCATATGCTTCAATCGCTTCAAAAGCTGATTTTGCTTTATTAAATGCATGTATTTTTTGTTGAGCTATCGTGTCTTCTTTCAGAGTAACTTTTGCTAAACAATAATCGATTCCAATTTTACTTTCCATAATGTTTTTCACTAAAGTCAATGCCTCTGTTTCTACTTCTAGATATTCTTGAGTTACAATCATTAGACTCCTTCTTTCTACATTATTACTTATAGTATAATCGGAAATACAATTCGTTACAAGTCGCTATTCAATAAAAGTAACGCTTCATGTTTCTGGTAGCCCATTCCTATCGAATTAAATTGTTTGCTCATCAATAGCTCTCTTTGACTTTCTATGCTAAATAGCGAACCTATCGCCCAAGTAACATCGGTGGTTTGATTGAAATAGATTGGTTGAAGTTCTTTAACATCGGATTGGTTTTTTGATAAAAATTCTCCGATTTTCTTTTCGGATAACGTATTACTGGTTGTTGCTTCTTCTAAAGGTTTGGTGTATGTTGCAAAAATCTGACTAGCCAACGCATTTAAATCAGGATTCATTTCTAAAATTGGTACTTTATTTCGCCTTCTCAATACATTAATAATTTCAAAGGCTTCTTGTTGGTTGCCTTGATTTACTGCATTCCAATCTAAATTATCTTGACTAACTGAAGGGGTAGGTGTTTTTGACACCACTTCATAAAGATTTAAATACATCAGGATGGATACATCTAAATAACGTATCCCAATGACTTTGTTTGTAAATTGATCCAATATCAAAATAGCAAAAGTACCGTTGTCAAACGCAATCAACGGATGATTGTTCATGTCGCTTTCAGATAACTCTAGCTCGTAAGTATCTTCATTATATTCCACTTCAAAGTTAGGGTAAAGCGTTGCTGTGCTATAGATAGAATCAATCGTCATTCCTATTTTGAAAGGCGCGACATCTAAGTTGGTTCCTAAAGCAAAAATAGTCACAATTTTTCCATCTTTAACGCCTACTTGTAGATAATCTTTATCTTTTTGATTGTAAATCCACCACTGAAAATCGTACGCCGTCTCATCTTTACGAACGGGCTCACCAAATTGTTGCGTAAATAAGTCGATTGATATTCCAATGTAATCTGCCAAGCCATCAACAGGAACCGTTTTTTGAACCATTCCTGTTTTGGTTTTTTTCGCAACTTGTTCGTTCGTTTTTTGTTGATTTTTATTCGTCGGTGTTTGTGTAGCAGAGTTAAAAACAGGTAAAGCATAGACAATTACCATGGCAACAATAAATAGTGGAATTGTTCTTAAAAATGTCTTCATGTGTTTTTAACCCTCATTTCTTTAACCCGTTTCTTCTATTATCCACTTATCTGGCTTTCATTTCAATCAATAAATCACCAGTCTCAATCAAATCACCATTTTGAACGTAAATTTGATCAATCACGCCCTCAAAGTTTGCTTGAATCGTTGTCTCCATTTTCATCGCTTCAGTAATTAAAATAGGTTCTCCACTCTTAACTCGATCCCCTTTTTTAACTAATACATCTAAAACAGAACCAGGCATTGTTGCTCCCACATGTTCCTTGTTAGTTGGCTCCGCTTTTTTACGAAGAATTGCCGTACCGGTTACACTCATATCTTTAACAACAACTTCTCGACCTTGACCATTTAATTCAAAGTAAATAATGCGCATCCCTTCAGAATCCGGTTCACCAATTTGAATCAGTTTTACAATCAGTGTTTTTCCTTTTTCAATTCGAACTTCAACAGATTCTCCTGTCCGCATTCCATGGAAGAATGTTGGCGTATCTAATAACGTCACATCTCCAAACTGATCGTGCATTTTGCAATAATCTAAGAAAACTTGAGGATACATAATATAACTTAGAACATCTTCTTGAGTAGGTTCACTGCTTATTTTTTCAGCTAATTCTTTTTTCACAGCTTCAAAATCAACTGGCGCTGCCAAGGCACCTGGACGTACAGTGATTGGTGTCCGATCTTTAACAATTATTTTTTGCAGCTCTTTTGGAAATCCTCCTGTTGGTTGACCTAAGTCTCCCATAAAGAAGCCAATTACAGAATCAGGGAAATCAATTGTTGAACCTTTTTCATAGACATCTGCTTCACTTAGCTCATTTTGAACCATAAACAAGGCCATATCTCCAACAACTTTTGAAGAAGGTGTTACTTTAACAATATCCCCAAACATTAAGTTAACGGTAGCATACATGGCTTTAACTTCTTCCCAACGCTCGCCTAATCCTACTGCTTTAGCTTGCTGTTGAAGGTTTGAAT carries:
- a CDS encoding TspO/MBR family protein, whose amino-acid sequence is MRLTRIIKLYLAFGVTLLINALATIIPINGLTTGEISNQFTVYFTPAGYVFSIWGIIYLALFLWLLSFSLKRQVLTTNLYWGFLMSSLANSLWILFWQYRFPGVSILVILFLFVSLLWLYRSQLETGNSWIYLLPISIYLGWVSVATLANISYWLVAVVGIHPFFQGIVALIFLVLTTVIGFGALHYLRNWAIVGVYLWALYGIFIHNLAINWFIAIVALGLTILLAVVTIGYVIEAIKKRPKESSKKEKRVL
- a CDS encoding DNA internalization-related competence protein ComEC/Rec2 — its product is MRGYLCFIAIFSLLIEVVLVTKFNWLSLVLSLIFLIRLYFLKKNTLFLTSCMIGVLTIAFFYLYEGANQTFLSGGEKHAQLTVLPDTIRINGDQVQFYGELACDQTKKTEKVMAFYRLKNEAEQRYWLGIVSKLRLVVDGELIVPENNRNLGQFNYRRYLAQEKCHWILRISAQKESRLQQKNIGTISYRKKLFRFIDQRLPTKVASYLKALLFSERTELSEDVVKNLKALGVVHLLSISGVHLQFLLSRVNYFLVRLGFTLETTGYCLIAFIPIYGYFAGWTVSVFRAILMLLISLIAKKLRLKWSSLDSWSIVVLFAIWLNPNSVMTLGFQLSYLLSFVMILLNQNPLKKKQTPIIESIWISLVAMLVSVPVLVCHFNEFSWFSIFANIMLVPLVVHGLIPLLVVLLVGLFLIGRTLLYTGFISIVQFFLVTFERLIDEVSFRSFYLIVTGVPSFYLILITFSSLVVFFLAWESRKWTLTTSLLVLSSFLLLSLQPFLQPYGKVVIIDVGQGDSLLIKHPFNKGNYLIDTGGAVHFKQEKWKQKKDSNQKIAEKIVIPTLKAEGVSSLEKVIITHSDMDHMGALIDLSKEIKIKELVFPKGGTAKKAFKEIVHQLVKKEVKVTEALKGDVLFQTKTTYLKVVYPFEKGIGENNDSIVAYGKIGEFHWLFTGDLEKEGEEQLIAMYPSLKVDVLKIGHHGSNTSSHDPFLHQLNPQYGLISCGLNNRFKHPRPEVLQRLEKYKVNIYRTDKSGAIHYQFNKKGKTVGANVFETILK
- a CDS encoding SepM family pheromone-processing serine protease yields the protein MKQKKRLNWVLPLILVVLVLGVAVPIPYYIESPGDAVSLSKMVTVNHQEDKEKGRFMLTTVAIRRATPLLYFMRFLPFHEGVTKAELYGEVESNQEFNNLQQYYMTSSVNSAIELAFKTAGESYQTEYNGVYVMSITKNSKFKELLQPGDTIVSLNDQKFKSSKEFIDYVKKQKIGETIQVKFKRQGVEKTVKAPLIEMEADKKAGLGISLVDDTTIKTAIPVDVNTDKIGGPSAGMMFTLEIYSQLKQQDLRRGREIAGTGTIAPDGTVGRIGGIDKKVVAASKEGATIFFAPNDEIDPAIKKKYPEIKTNYEEAKLAAEKINTKMKIVPIKTFQDAITYLEK
- a CDS encoding helix-hairpin-helix domain-containing protein; translation: MNDVKEWLQKNRVFLTVLISSLAIVLIVCTIIVLLLATPSSESRVTESLEEAVSKEELKSKKEDPAKKNLASPEKAVIDIKGAVKNPGVYGVTSDMRLIDAINLAGGFNEEADQSQMNLALRLTDQLMIYVPKEGEELTMEQRLKESAKSSGEMNEEGGNNETKVNLNTASSTELQTLAGVGAKKAEDIVRYREENGSFQQIEELKKVSGIGEKTYEALKDQLTVDE
- the coaD gene encoding pantetheine-phosphate adenylyltransferase — encoded protein: MTNKALFPGSFDPLTNGHVDTIERAAKLFDTVIIAVLTNTSKVSLFDSNEKISLIKEATKHIPNVEVIAHVGGLTIDLATKLGVSAMVRGMRNVTDFEYEFSIASMNKLQNSQIETVFLLADERYRFLSSSLIKEVAKFGGDVSELVPAAINQAIKLKYKP
- a CDS encoding ComE operon protein 2, translating into MVERIPWDQYFMAQSLLLSLRSTCTRLTVGATIVRDKRIIAGGYNGSVTGDAHCVDEGCYVIDGHCVRTIHAEMNAILQCAKFGVATENAEIYVTHFPCLPCTKMILQAGIKKIHYLEDYHNDPYALNLIEKAQVQCQKVTLDKSYFSQLHFGETDSNSSTERLH